In Oreochromis aureus strain Israel breed Guangdong linkage group 20, ZZ_aureus, whole genome shotgun sequence, the following are encoded in one genomic region:
- the LOC116309687 gene encoding glutathione S-transferase Mu 3-like isoform X1 — translation MTMILGYWDTRGLGQHIRLLLEYTGDKYEEKQYVCGEAPDYDKSQWTDVKFKLGIDFPNLPYLVDGNRKIPQSNAIMRYIARKHNMCGETEDEKIRVDVLENQAMDLRLAFIRLTYLNIDQKPEYLKNLQCTLKQFSDFLGGRKWFVGDKITFVDFIMYELLDEHRALEPKCLENFKNLNDLMKRFEALERIAAYMKSPKFMKGPINNRMAQWGK, via the exons ATGACAATGATACTGGGTTACTGGGATACTCGCGGG CTTGGCCAGCACATCCGCCTCCTGCTGGAGTACACCGGAGACAAGTATGAGGAAAAGCAATACGTCTGTGGGGAAG CTCCCGACTACGACAAGAGCCAATGGACTGACGTTAAATTCAAACTTGGAATAGACTTTCCCAAC CTACCCTACCTGGTCGATGGAAACAGGAAAATACCGCAGAGCAATGCTATCATGAGATACATTGCTCGTAAGCACAACATGT GTGGCGAGACTGAGGACGAAAAGATCCGAGTGGACGTCCTGGAGAATCAGGCCATGGACCTCAGGCTTGCCTTTATTAGGCTGACCTACTTGAACATT GATcagaagccagagtacctgaaGAATCTGCAGTGTACACTGAAGCAGTTCTCGGATTTCCTCGGAGGAAGAAAGTGGTTTGTTGGTGACAAG ATCACTTTTGTGGACTTCATTATGTACGAGCTGTTGGATGAACACAGGGCCCTTGAGCCTAAATgcctggagaacttcaagaacCTCAATGATCTAATGAAACGTTTTGAG GCTCTGGAGAGGATTGCTGCCTACATGAAGTCACCAAAATTCATGAAGGGTCCGATAAACAACAGGATGGCCCAGTGGGGAAAGTAA
- the eps8l3b gene encoding epidermal growth factor receptor kinase substrate 8-like protein 3b isoform X1 has translation MFGNGAPFSYFPKGFTSEDLPPRRAFQQDEIRENPLRRSDSTRPSGRSIYMQRKEYSETLSKNPDNINVRVEHLFTCEMDGQEVKTVDDCVAKLKNLDAKGRLWPQEMIMEVQGPYLLLSDIETKTELDSVPLSCIVQIKAVLDSCDFNSLLAITVQERSKRNRQCFMFQCEETGAELIKSDLDKAVQRGGGNLDQQREPPDVRNEFEPMTQHRPGSFRQAAPPPMQEEWRPPTPDFMAPSWREPDHMPSSRPYSPQVEPMNNLDLYDMQSNPEMDRDKMESQRNTDILNHVLNDLEIFMGKVTAAVNTPAQQEDMGKKKKKTKKKKSKKNEPSGPPLNLPSLDEYAFCLQKVKYGFNLLAQLDGILVNPSAPEFVHVLFSILNMIVPHYPFELPPSVVSPLLTDAAIGLLERNVSPEENQLWMSLGECWNIPRSRWPDNNVPDYIPEFYDGWQPPPPPPIPSPSPFQNGPLSRSNSQRFPGRPTLRQPDEPMGNTPWGSPPPPALSNEPPQSMRVIYNFMARNNQELSVMKGEVVEVIQKTKQWWLVRNSRNQEGHIPQNVLEPLGNPGPMDDLPPPFQRDPRGSVSLDKFSSSAEVQAWLEYKGFSKITVRSLGVLNGQQLLGMNKQEIRTVCPEEGGKVFFQLQAVKSAIALASEPSGMYNGRY, from the exons ATGTTTGGAAACGGTGCCCCCTTTTCCTATTTCCCAAA GGGCTTCACATCGGAGGACCTCCCTCCGAGGCGGGCTTTCCAACAAGATGAAATCAGGGAGAATCCGCTGAGGAGAAGTGACTCAACCAGACCCAGTGGAAGATCTATTTACA TGCAGAGAAAGGAGTACTCGGAGACACTGAGCAAAAATCCTGACAACATCAATGTCAGAGTGGAG CATCTGTTCACCTGTGAGATGGATGGCCAGGAGGTGAAGACGGTGGACGACTGCGTGGCTAAGCTCAAGAACCTGGATGCCAAAGGTCGTCTGTGGCCTCAGGAGATGATCATGGAGGTTCAGGGACCTTATCTTCTGCTCAGTGACATTGAGACCAAA ACAGAACTGGACTCGGTACCATTGAGCTGTATCGTGCAAATCAAAGCTGTGCTGGACAGCTGCGACTTTAACTCTCTGCTGGCGATAACTGTGCAGGAACGCAGCAAACGCAACCGCCAGTGCTTCATGTTCCAGTGTGAGGAGACAGGG GCCGAACTGATCAAGAGCGACCTGGATAAGGCAGTCCAAAGAGGAGGTGGTAATCTGGACCAACAGAGAGAGCCTCCGGATGTCAG gaatgAATTTGAACCCATGACACAACATAGACCGGGAAGTTTCCGTCAGGCTGCGCCCCCTCCTATGCAGGAAGAGTGGAGACCTCCAACCCCAGACTTCATGGCCCCATCGTGGCGAGAGCCGG ATCACATGCCTTCCTCACGTCCCTATAGTCCGCAAGTAGAACCAATGAACAATTTAGACCTGTATGACATGCAGAGCAACCCAGAGATGGACCGTGATAAGATGGAGTCACAGAGGAACACG gACATTTTGAACCATGTTTTAAATGATCTGGAGATCTTCATGGGCAAAGTTACTGCTGCAGTAAACACACCTGCACAGCAGGAGGACAtgggcaagaagaagaagaagacaaagaagaagaaaagcaagaaaaatg AGCCCTCGGGACCACCCCTCAATCTGCCTTCTTTGGATGAATATGCCTTCTGTCTTCAGAAAGTCAAATATGGATTCAATCTGCTG GCCCAGCTGGACGGCATACTGGTCAATCCTTCTGCTCCTGAGTTTGTCCACGTGCTGTTCTCGATTTTAAACATG ATAGTTCCTCATTATCCGTTTGAACTGCCTCCCAGTGTGGTCTCCCCCTTGCTGACAGACGCCGCTATAGGCCTGCTAGAGCGAAACGTCAGCCCGGAGGAGAACCAGTTGTGGATGTCTCTGGGAGAGTGTTGGAACATCCCCAG GTCTCGATGGCCGGACAATAACGTCCCAGATTACATCCCAGAGTTCTATGATGGCTGGCAGCCCCCTCCGCCCCCTCCTATACCATCCCCGTCGCCTTTTCAGAACGGTCCACTGAGCAGAAGCAACAGCCAACGCTTCCCAGGCAGACCGACGCTGCGGCAGCCAGACGAG CCTATGGGCAACACTCCATGGGGTTCACCACCTCCACCAGCACT CTCCAATGAACCACCCCAGAGCATGCGTGTCATTTACAACTTCATGGCGAGAAACAACCAAGAGCTGAGTGTTATGAAGGGCGAGGTGGTTGAG GTGATCCAGAAAACAAAGCAGTGGTGGCTTGTTCGTAACTCGCGTAACCAGGAAGGACATATTCCTCAGAATGTTTTGGAGCCGTTAGGGAACCCCGGACCCATGGACGATCTACCG CCTCCCTTCCAGCGAGATCCTCGCGGCTCTGTCTCCCTGGACAAGTTCTCCTCATCTGCAGAGGTGCAAGCCTGGCTTGAGTACAAAGGCTTCTCTAAAAT CACTGTCAGGAGCCTCGGGGTGCTGAATGGACAACAGCTTCTGGGAATGAATAAACAAGAAATAAGGACTGTGTGTCCAGAGGAGGGAGGCAAAGTCTTCTTCCAGCTGCAGGCTGTTAAGTCAGCAATTGCA CTGGCCAGTGAACCGTCAGGCATGTACAACGGCCGCTACTAA
- the LOC116309721 gene encoding glutathione S-transferase Mu 3-like: MPMPMTLAYWDIRGLAQPIRLLLEYTGEEYEDKYYVCGEAPNYDKTCWIDVKNKLGLDFPNLPYLLDGDRKITQSNAIMRYIARKHNMCGETEDEKVRVDIIENQSMDFRNGFVRLCYTNFDEMKPDYLKTLPNTLKQFSDFLGDRKWFAGDKITFVDFVMYELLDQHRLFDSKCLDDFKNLTDFLNRFEALEKIAAYMKSPRFMKAPINNKMAKFGNK, encoded by the exons ATGCCAATGCCAATGACACTGGCTTACTGGGATATTCGTGGG cttgCCCAGCCCATCCGTCTCCTGCTGGAGTACACTGGGGAAGAGTACGAGGACAAATACTATGTCTGTGGGGAAG CTCCAAACTATGACAAGACCTGCTGGAttgatgtaaaaaacaaacttggACTGGACTTTCCCAAT CTACCCTACTTGctggatggagacaggaagatAACACAGAGCAATGCTATCATGAGATACATTGCTCGTAAGCACAACATGT GTGGAGAGACTGAGGATGAAAAGGTTCGAGTGGACATCATCGAGAACCAGTCCATGGACTTTAGAAATGGGTTCGTGAGGCTGTGCTACACCAATTTT GATGAGATGAAGCCTGATTACCTAAAGACGCTTCCAAATACACTAAAGCAGTTCTCAGATTTCCTCGGAGATCGGAAGTGGTTTGCCGGTGACAAG ATAACTTTTGTGGACTTCGTTATGTACGAGCTGTTGGATCAACACAGGCTCTTTGATTCCAAATGCCTGGATGACTTCAAGAACCTCACAGACTTTTTAAACCGTTTTGAG GCTCTGGAGAAGATTGCTGCATACATGAAGTCACCAAGATTCATGAAGGCTCCGATAAACAACAAGATGGCCAAATTTGGAAACAAATAG
- the LOC116309687 gene encoding glutathione S-transferase Mu 3-like isoform X2 — translation MCDLRTNTAQLGQHIRLLLEYTGDKYEEKQYVCGEAPDYDKSQWTDVKFKLGIDFPNLPYLVDGNRKIPQSNAIMRYIARKHNMCGETEDEKIRVDVLENQAMDLRLAFIRLTYLNIDQKPEYLKNLQCTLKQFSDFLGGRKWFVGDKITFVDFIMYELLDEHRALEPKCLENFKNLNDLMKRFEALERIAAYMKSPKFMKGPINNRMAQWGK, via the exons ATGTGTGATCTCCGGACCAATACAGCTCAG CTTGGCCAGCACATCCGCCTCCTGCTGGAGTACACCGGAGACAAGTATGAGGAAAAGCAATACGTCTGTGGGGAAG CTCCCGACTACGACAAGAGCCAATGGACTGACGTTAAATTCAAACTTGGAATAGACTTTCCCAAC CTACCCTACCTGGTCGATGGAAACAGGAAAATACCGCAGAGCAATGCTATCATGAGATACATTGCTCGTAAGCACAACATGT GTGGCGAGACTGAGGACGAAAAGATCCGAGTGGACGTCCTGGAGAATCAGGCCATGGACCTCAGGCTTGCCTTTATTAGGCTGACCTACTTGAACATT GATcagaagccagagtacctgaaGAATCTGCAGTGTACACTGAAGCAGTTCTCGGATTTCCTCGGAGGAAGAAAGTGGTTTGTTGGTGACAAG ATCACTTTTGTGGACTTCATTATGTACGAGCTGTTGGATGAACACAGGGCCCTTGAGCCTAAATgcctggagaacttcaagaacCTCAATGATCTAATGAAACGTTTTGAG GCTCTGGAGAGGATTGCTGCCTACATGAAGTCACCAAAATTCATGAAGGGTCCGATAAACAACAGGATGGCCCAGTGGGGAAAGTAA
- the eps8l3b gene encoding epidermal growth factor receptor kinase substrate 8-like protein 3b isoform X2, whose product MQRKEYSETLSKNPDNINVRVEHLFTCEMDGQEVKTVDDCVAKLKNLDAKGRLWPQEMIMEVQGPYLLLSDIETKTELDSVPLSCIVQIKAVLDSCDFNSLLAITVQERSKRNRQCFMFQCEETGAELIKSDLDKAVQRGGGNLDQQREPPDVRNEFEPMTQHRPGSFRQAAPPPMQEEWRPPTPDFMAPSWREPDHMPSSRPYSPQVEPMNNLDLYDMQSNPEMDRDKMESQRNTDILNHVLNDLEIFMGKVTAAVNTPAQQEDMGKKKKKTKKKKSKKNEPSGPPLNLPSLDEYAFCLQKVKYGFNLLAQLDGILVNPSAPEFVHVLFSILNMIVPHYPFELPPSVVSPLLTDAAIGLLERNVSPEENQLWMSLGECWNIPRSRWPDNNVPDYIPEFYDGWQPPPPPPIPSPSPFQNGPLSRSNSQRFPGRPTLRQPDEPMGNTPWGSPPPPALSNEPPQSMRVIYNFMARNNQELSVMKGEVVEVIQKTKQWWLVRNSRNQEGHIPQNVLEPLGNPGPMDDLPPPFQRDPRGSVSLDKFSSSAEVQAWLEYKGFSKITVRSLGVLNGQQLLGMNKQEIRTVCPEEGGKVFFQLQAVKSAIALASEPSGMYNGRY is encoded by the exons A TGCAGAGAAAGGAGTACTCGGAGACACTGAGCAAAAATCCTGACAACATCAATGTCAGAGTGGAG CATCTGTTCACCTGTGAGATGGATGGCCAGGAGGTGAAGACGGTGGACGACTGCGTGGCTAAGCTCAAGAACCTGGATGCCAAAGGTCGTCTGTGGCCTCAGGAGATGATCATGGAGGTTCAGGGACCTTATCTTCTGCTCAGTGACATTGAGACCAAA ACAGAACTGGACTCGGTACCATTGAGCTGTATCGTGCAAATCAAAGCTGTGCTGGACAGCTGCGACTTTAACTCTCTGCTGGCGATAACTGTGCAGGAACGCAGCAAACGCAACCGCCAGTGCTTCATGTTCCAGTGTGAGGAGACAGGG GCCGAACTGATCAAGAGCGACCTGGATAAGGCAGTCCAAAGAGGAGGTGGTAATCTGGACCAACAGAGAGAGCCTCCGGATGTCAG gaatgAATTTGAACCCATGACACAACATAGACCGGGAAGTTTCCGTCAGGCTGCGCCCCCTCCTATGCAGGAAGAGTGGAGACCTCCAACCCCAGACTTCATGGCCCCATCGTGGCGAGAGCCGG ATCACATGCCTTCCTCACGTCCCTATAGTCCGCAAGTAGAACCAATGAACAATTTAGACCTGTATGACATGCAGAGCAACCCAGAGATGGACCGTGATAAGATGGAGTCACAGAGGAACACG gACATTTTGAACCATGTTTTAAATGATCTGGAGATCTTCATGGGCAAAGTTACTGCTGCAGTAAACACACCTGCACAGCAGGAGGACAtgggcaagaagaagaagaagacaaagaagaagaaaagcaagaaaaatg AGCCCTCGGGACCACCCCTCAATCTGCCTTCTTTGGATGAATATGCCTTCTGTCTTCAGAAAGTCAAATATGGATTCAATCTGCTG GCCCAGCTGGACGGCATACTGGTCAATCCTTCTGCTCCTGAGTTTGTCCACGTGCTGTTCTCGATTTTAAACATG ATAGTTCCTCATTATCCGTTTGAACTGCCTCCCAGTGTGGTCTCCCCCTTGCTGACAGACGCCGCTATAGGCCTGCTAGAGCGAAACGTCAGCCCGGAGGAGAACCAGTTGTGGATGTCTCTGGGAGAGTGTTGGAACATCCCCAG GTCTCGATGGCCGGACAATAACGTCCCAGATTACATCCCAGAGTTCTATGATGGCTGGCAGCCCCCTCCGCCCCCTCCTATACCATCCCCGTCGCCTTTTCAGAACGGTCCACTGAGCAGAAGCAACAGCCAACGCTTCCCAGGCAGACCGACGCTGCGGCAGCCAGACGAG CCTATGGGCAACACTCCATGGGGTTCACCACCTCCACCAGCACT CTCCAATGAACCACCCCAGAGCATGCGTGTCATTTACAACTTCATGGCGAGAAACAACCAAGAGCTGAGTGTTATGAAGGGCGAGGTGGTTGAG GTGATCCAGAAAACAAAGCAGTGGTGGCTTGTTCGTAACTCGCGTAACCAGGAAGGACATATTCCTCAGAATGTTTTGGAGCCGTTAGGGAACCCCGGACCCATGGACGATCTACCG CCTCCCTTCCAGCGAGATCCTCGCGGCTCTGTCTCCCTGGACAAGTTCTCCTCATCTGCAGAGGTGCAAGCCTGGCTTGAGTACAAAGGCTTCTCTAAAAT CACTGTCAGGAGCCTCGGGGTGCTGAATGGACAACAGCTTCTGGGAATGAATAAACAAGAAATAAGGACTGTGTGTCCAGAGGAGGGAGGCAAAGTCTTCTTCCAGCTGCAGGCTGTTAAGTCAGCAATTGCA CTGGCCAGTGAACCGTCAGGCATGTACAACGGCCGCTACTAA